A region of Halalkaliarchaeum desulfuricum DNA encodes the following proteins:
- the mntA gene encoding type VII toxin-antitoxin system MntA family adenylyltransferase antitoxin, with protein sequence MDSPRRDDRSIRETVAATLADHPVSVGFLFGSRARGEVHDRSDVDVAVAFEDTDPGEPGHVDAHLRLGADLALALGTDVVDVVDLQAASPSLVRAVFRDGDRLVGSTDDAGRLREALLDDSDAEADHRSPAERFDDALAAIDDHLA encoded by the coding sequence ATGGACTCACCCCGCCGCGACGACCGCTCGATCCGGGAGACCGTTGCGGCGACGCTGGCAGACCACCCAGTCAGTGTCGGCTTCCTGTTCGGATCGCGGGCTCGCGGCGAGGTGCACGACCGGAGTGATGTCGACGTGGCCGTCGCCTTCGAGGACACCGATCCTGGAGAGCCGGGCCATGTGGACGCGCACCTGAGACTTGGTGCCGATCTCGCGCTCGCACTTGGAACTGACGTCGTTGACGTGGTCGATCTCCAGGCAGCGTCACCGTCACTCGTTCGCGCGGTCTTTCGAGACGGCGACCGCCTCGTCGGGAGCACAGACGACGCAGGTCGCCTCCGGGAGGCGCTCCTCGATGATTCCGATGCGGAAGCCGATCACCGATCGCCCGCTGAACGCTTCGACGACGCGCTTGCCGCCATCGACGACCACCTCGCTTGA
- a CDS encoding Cdc6/Cdc18 family protein, translated as MSGPFSDVSRTIFADKEVLSEGYQPETILEREAEIELYRNAFKDVLFGHPPPNVFIYGKTGVGKTAVTRYILDALQEEVDGRPEADDLTVLWHNCNGETPYSTARAFINDLKPAAEDPFPRRGYSLPEALERFYDLLDRRGGTFLLVLDEIDHLKESDTLLYELPRARANDHVDDAQLGVVGISNNYAFRESLSPKVKDTLMEREISFAPYSADELRTILEHRASMAFRDDGYDPSAIGLCAALAARDTGNARQALDLLLNAGDIAEERGDDAVTDEHVSDAEERVRRGRVLKHVRDQTIHAQLVLETVARLQEDGHAPVRSKTIYDAYTTIAEEWGHDPLSSLKSVQNHLSDLHMLGFLTRHEHNDGRAGGSYYTYEVEHDAAAIVDVRERIEDDRP; from the coding sequence ATGAGCGGGCCATTCAGCGACGTGTCGCGAACGATCTTCGCCGACAAGGAGGTGCTCTCGGAGGGCTATCAACCGGAGACGATTCTCGAACGTGAAGCGGAGATCGAACTGTATCGCAACGCCTTCAAAGACGTTCTCTTCGGCCATCCACCGCCGAACGTCTTCATTTACGGCAAGACCGGCGTCGGAAAGACAGCCGTGACGAGGTACATCCTCGACGCGCTTCAGGAGGAAGTCGACGGCAGGCCCGAGGCTGACGACCTCACCGTCCTGTGGCACAACTGCAACGGGGAGACGCCCTACTCGACCGCCCGGGCATTCATCAACGACCTCAAGCCGGCTGCCGAAGATCCGTTTCCTCGCCGCGGATACTCCTTGCCGGAGGCGCTGGAGCGGTTTTACGACCTCCTCGACCGCCGCGGCGGCACGTTCCTCCTCGTCCTCGACGAGATCGACCATCTCAAGGAATCGGACACGCTCCTGTATGAGCTCCCGCGAGCGCGGGCAAACGATCACGTCGACGACGCCCAACTCGGGGTCGTCGGGATCAGCAACAACTACGCCTTCCGCGAGAGTCTCTCACCCAAGGTCAAGGACACGCTGATGGAACGGGAGATTTCGTTTGCTCCCTATTCGGCCGACGAGCTCCGGACGATCCTCGAACATCGGGCGTCGATGGCGTTTCGAGACGACGGCTACGACCCCTCGGCCATCGGGCTGTGTGCCGCCCTTGCGGCCCGGGACACCGGCAACGCCAGACAGGCGCTCGATCTCCTGCTCAACGCCGGGGACATCGCGGAAGAACGTGGCGACGACGCAGTCACGGACGAGCACGTGAGCGACGCCGAGGAACGCGTGCGCCGCGGACGGGTGCTGAAACACGTGCGCGACCAGACGATCCACGCCCAGCTCGTCCTCGAGACGGTCGCCCGACTCCAGGAGGACGGCCACGCTCCCGTCCGATCGAAAACCATCTACGACGCCTACACCACGATCGCCGAAGAGTGGGGACATGACCCCCTGTCGTCGCTCAAGAGCGTCCAGAACCACCTTTCGGATCTCCACATGCTCGGATTCCTCACCCGACACGAACACAACGACGGTCGCGCCGGTGGTTCGTACTACACCTACGAAGTCGAACACGATGCCGCCGCGATCGTCGACGTCCGAGAACGCATCGAGGACGATCGGCCGTGA
- a CDS encoding glycosyltransferase, with protein sequence MDDPVVSVIVPVYNDPAGISTTLDSLLTQSTEHDFHVLVVDNASTDRTPDVVRSYDDDRITLLHETDIQSSYAARNTGIRNAETNILAFLDADMTVSDSWLENALDTFHATDADYLACDVELTLPETPSLAARYDRHTGFPVEQYLERQHFAPTCCLFVRREVFRDVGLFDPRLASGGDKEFGNRVHDAGYRMEFADDATVFHPTRNTLRSLVKKDVRVGRGLAQLQRLYPDRYGRPGIPPRPSGIKRPDRDLPTRDRLAFGALSRFLTAARASGYARELARPTDTGADPALNGPPRL encoded by the coding sequence ATGGATGACCCTGTCGTGTCGGTTATCGTCCCCGTCTACAACGATCCTGCTGGCATCTCCACGACCCTCGACTCTCTCCTCACACAGTCTACAGAACACGACTTCCACGTCCTCGTCGTCGACAACGCCTCCACCGACCGCACTCCCGACGTCGTCCGATCCTACGACGACGACCGGATCACCCTCCTCCACGAAACCGACATCCAGTCCTCTTACGCCGCCCGAAACACGGGCATTCGAAACGCCGAGACCAACATTCTCGCCTTCCTCGACGCCGACATGACCGTCTCCGATTCCTGGCTCGAAAACGCCCTCGACACGTTCCACGCCACCGACGCCGACTACCTCGCTTGCGACGTCGAACTCACCCTCCCCGAAACCCCCTCCCTTGCTGCCCGATACGACCGCCACACCGGCTTCCCCGTCGAACAATATCTCGAACGCCAGCACTTCGCCCCGACGTGCTGTCTGTTCGTCCGCCGGGAGGTCTTCCGGGACGTCGGCCTCTTCGATCCCCGCCTCGCCTCCGGCGGCGACAAGGAGTTCGGCAACCGGGTCCACGACGCGGGCTACCGGATGGAATTCGCCGACGACGCAACCGTCTTTCATCCAACCCGCAACACCCTCCGATCCCTCGTCAAGAAGGATGTCCGGGTTGGCCGCGGACTCGCCCAGCTCCAGCGCCTCTACCCCGACCGCTACGGTCGGCCCGGGATCCCCCCGCGACCCAGCGGGATCAAGCGCCCCGATCGCGACCTCCCAACCCGAGACCGCCTCGCCTTCGGCGCCCTCTCGCGGTTCCTCACGGCCGCCCGCGCGTCCGGCTACGCCCGCGAACTCGCAAGGCCCACCGACACCGGTGCGGATCCCGCCCTGAACGGGCCGCCTCGGCTGTGA
- a CDS encoding AGE family epimerase/isomerase, whose translation MPSLEEIIVDSATAGLDLQAETGAMPAGHNGPYHDPETPVRNTAHWLVTFLSAHEHTGDDRFWDAADRALSYLLGEEARPDDWSFSHRTGDDKDQCNGLIGQAWTIEALAEAVDAGLRPQEACNVATEVFLAHPFDEALALWKRVEPDGSVLPYDRTFNHQVWFAAAGGLLIDGAGRDAVPSVESQVQRFLERLPELMRLYDDGVVYHPLRPEWTGGERLSLLRPGKWRLLKNDCFALVRPPSSRRRLRKKAIGYHSFNLYGLALLKLSYPDHEVWNHVKIERALAVLQTKSYQSQISDNPYGYPYNPPGFENALALQVFGDRDRIASEWVDRQLQTCYDPESYLMTKCSEDENTAAARLYEATRII comes from the coding sequence ATGCCGTCGCTCGAAGAGATTATCGTCGACAGCGCGACAGCGGGTCTTGATCTCCAAGCTGAAACTGGAGCGATGCCCGCAGGACACAACGGGCCTTACCACGATCCGGAGACGCCGGTCCGGAACACAGCCCATTGGCTCGTGACCTTCCTTTCGGCCCACGAGCACACGGGCGATGATCGATTCTGGGACGCAGCCGACCGCGCGCTGTCGTACCTGCTCGGTGAGGAAGCTAGACCGGACGACTGGAGTTTCTCCCACCGGACAGGCGACGACAAAGATCAGTGTAACGGGTTGATTGGGCAGGCGTGGACCATCGAGGCGTTAGCCGAAGCAGTCGACGCCGGTCTCAGGCCCCAAGAGGCATGCAACGTAGCCACCGAGGTCTTCCTGGCACACCCCTTCGATGAGGCCCTGGCACTCTGGAAACGGGTCGAGCCAGACGGGAGCGTGTTACCGTACGATCGGACGTTCAACCATCAGGTGTGGTTCGCAGCTGCAGGAGGGTTATTGATCGATGGCGCCGGCCGTGATGCTGTCCCCTCAGTCGAGAGTCAGGTCCAACGGTTCCTCGAGCGACTTCCAGAGCTCATGCGGTTGTATGATGACGGGGTTGTTTACCATCCACTTCGTCCGGAGTGGACCGGGGGAGAACGTTTATCGCTACTCCGGCCCGGAAAATGGCGACTTTTGAAGAACGACTGCTTCGCGTTGGTTCGGCCACCGAGCAGTCGGCGTCGCCTACGGAAAAAGGCCATCGGCTACCATTCCTTCAACCTTTACGGCCTGGCACTGCTGAAACTGAGCTATCCGGACCACGAGGTGTGGAATCACGTCAAAATCGAGAGAGCACTTGCTGTCTTGCAGACCAAGTCGTATCAGTCGCAAATTAGCGACAACCCCTACGGATATCCGTACAACCCCCCTGGATTCGAGAACGCCCTGGCATTACAGGTGTTCGGCGACCGAGATCGAATTGCGTCGGAATGGGTCGATAGACAACTTCAGACCTGCTATGATCCGGAGAGCTATTTGATGACAAAGTGTTCGGAGGACGAAAACACGGCTGCCGCCCGATTGTATGAGGCGACGCGAATTATTTGA
- a CDS encoding sulfatase-like hydrolase/transferase gives MSVERPHILLIVLDSVKAKNTSIHGYNRKTTPFFEQFAREATVYTQARAPGMTSLPSHTSMFTGLEVEEHRIHDLVSHSLDPESTIWHTLAEDYDYETGVFSDNVNLTGDGSLKTAFNQVVGRRGRLFPDATDPDIFFNSPEYLQSDSDRSKHIEYLLHCIDDSTPIKSLANGAAKQLSRTFASATLEQKLDHSADRFLKPFYSWIDAAEGSWAACINLMDTHLPFYPSNEYDIWGGKKKQRTQAAIDPTSWKVYGGEISWNEWIGLEDLYDGTIRQADAYLQSLIQELKERNIFEDTLVVITSDHGEGFGEYSRVKPDFRIAGHIVGLHESLLHVPLLVSYPGQSNSQRVTELATLRRFPDTVKAVLKDNWSGDEFVPESSVVASASTVDNKLKSQQRAGRYCDDISKYGGTIRAVYRRKDGIIRKYLVWDDDGVTIEIEDAQTAATVKQEDPHENVRKAFSGYTDAGVAKRQGDIDEGTLTHLESLGYV, from the coding sequence ATGTCAGTTGAGCGGCCACATATATTGCTTATCGTGTTGGATAGCGTGAAAGCAAAAAACACGAGTATTCACGGTTACAATCGAAAAACAACTCCATTTTTTGAACAGTTTGCGAGAGAGGCCACTGTATATACGCAAGCTCGAGCACCCGGTATGACGAGTCTTCCAAGTCATACAAGTATGTTCACGGGTCTTGAAGTGGAAGAACACAGAATCCACGATCTTGTGTCACATAGCCTAGATCCAGAAAGTACAATTTGGCATACACTCGCCGAGGACTACGACTACGAAACCGGTGTCTTCTCAGATAATGTTAATCTGACAGGAGACGGATCGTTGAAAACTGCATTCAATCAGGTCGTCGGGCGACGCGGAAGGTTGTTTCCAGATGCAACTGATCCAGATATTTTCTTTAACAGTCCAGAATATCTCCAAAGCGATAGCGATCGATCAAAGCATATTGAATACCTCCTACATTGTATAGACGATAGCACGCCGATCAAGAGCCTTGCAAACGGCGCCGCAAAGCAATTAAGTCGAACTTTTGCCTCTGCTACGCTAGAACAAAAGCTAGACCACTCTGCAGACCGATTTCTCAAGCCATTTTACTCGTGGATTGATGCAGCTGAAGGTTCATGGGCAGCGTGTATTAATTTGATGGACACTCATCTTCCCTTTTATCCATCAAATGAATACGATATTTGGGGTGGAAAAAAGAAACAACGCACGCAAGCAGCGATAGATCCAACATCCTGGAAAGTATATGGTGGAGAAATCTCTTGGAACGAGTGGATCGGCTTAGAAGATTTGTATGATGGAACGATTCGTCAGGCAGACGCGTATCTCCAGTCTCTTATTCAAGAGCTAAAAGAGCGAAACATATTTGAAGATACGCTGGTCGTAATCACCTCTGATCACGGCGAAGGATTCGGAGAATATAGTCGGGTGAAACCAGACTTCCGGATTGCTGGCCATATTGTTGGACTCCACGAATCACTTCTCCACGTACCATTACTAGTATCATATCCAGGACAATCGAACAGCCAGCGGGTTACTGAGTTAGCAACACTTCGACGTTTCCCAGACACAGTCAAGGCTGTCCTGAAAGACAACTGGAGTGGCGACGAATTCGTACCGGAGAGCTCGGTTGTGGCATCTGCTTCGACAGTTGACAATAAATTAAAAAGTCAACAGCGTGCTGGCCGATACTGTGATGATATTAGCAAGTACGGCGGGACTATACGTGCAGTTTATCGACGAAAGGACGGAATAATACGAAAATATCTTGTATGGGATGATGACGGAGTGACAATCGAAATAGAAGATGCTCAAACTGCTGCAACCGTTAAGCAAGAAGACCCTCATGAAAATGTCAGGAAAGCATTTAGTGGTTATACTGACGCTGGAGTTGCAAAGCGACAAGGGGATATTGACGAAGGGACACTCACTCACCTCGAAAGTCTCGGCTACGTCTAG
- a CDS encoding ParB N-terminal domain-containing protein produces MAGANGLYCTPYYRRFLIRWNSRGYATIADPFKIITINPNKITRVTGRGPNPGRFQWQDIGKIQDSDWDQNDERVENLPVVRALRQRFEHGEDWKEIDFIDHVLQEITRGNVIWRECASEQDVWAECSRIDDLYKNIRESGYRSQQKLVEEGKKSPDKYCDGDRFNCYDEVAVDIGREGEFLFVDGRHRLAIAKILDLDEIPVRVSARHEAWQQVRERTADTASNNLESRLNHPDLVDISP; encoded by the coding sequence GTGGCCGGTGCCAACGGACTATATTGTACTCCCTACTATCGCCGATTCCTGATCCGGTGGAACTCAAGAGGTTACGCAACCATTGCAGACCCGTTCAAGATAATCACGATCAATCCGAATAAGATCACACGAGTTACTGGGCGAGGGCCCAATCCGGGACGGTTCCAGTGGCAAGATATTGGAAAAATACAGGATAGTGATTGGGATCAAAATGATGAACGTGTTGAGAATCTCCCAGTCGTTCGGGCCCTCCGTCAACGCTTCGAACATGGAGAAGACTGGAAAGAGATTGACTTCATTGACCATGTCCTCCAAGAGATCACCCGTGGAAACGTTATTTGGCGAGAGTGTGCAAGCGAACAAGACGTGTGGGCTGAATGTTCGCGGATCGACGACCTTTATAAAAATATTCGCGAATCAGGATATCGTTCTCAACAGAAACTCGTCGAGGAAGGCAAAAAATCACCGGACAAATACTGTGATGGTGATCGCTTCAATTGTTATGATGAAGTGGCTGTAGATATTGGTCGAGAGGGAGAATTTCTCTTCGTCGATGGACGCCACCGACTGGCAATCGCGAAAATCTTGGACCTCGACGAAATTCCGGTGAGGGTGTCTGCCCGCCACGAGGCATGGCAGCAAGTCAGGGAACGAACGGCGGATACTGCTTCCAATAACCTCGAATCTCGCTTGAATCACCCTGACTTAGTAGATATCTCTCCATAG
- a CDS encoding ParB N-terminal domain-containing protein, with protein MHDKIREGIAVLRTEGLLAFLASFLRVVGANYQGYYYYLKYKIRSFVRSAPTSDPLSVIKVRPDQVRHRATRHVDKWEDIGQVWDGDWDRDLPPVDSSIKYRSVVERFRNDTPWQETEVYQTALKKIESGESYWNGCRSRDELKKRTSTVDELYRDIRDSGFKSQSEIHGKSVKEILLSGSFDRSKTDVTVAIGRDGEILFVDGNHRFAIAHVLGLDELPVRVVVRHAQWHKIRESIRDSDDPDSLPETYRQYLDHPDIESVLSNT; from the coding sequence ATGCATGACAAAATCAGAGAAGGAATAGCTGTGTTACGAACAGAGGGTTTGTTAGCCTTTCTTGCATCTTTCCTTCGAGTTGTAGGGGCCAACTACCAGGGATATTACTATTACCTCAAGTACAAGATCCGGAGTTTCGTACGTTCTGCCCCCACCTCTGATCCGCTTTCGGTTATTAAAGTCCGACCGGATCAGGTTCGACATCGCGCCACCAGACATGTTGATAAATGGGAAGATATAGGTCAGGTGTGGGATGGCGACTGGGATCGTGATCTCCCACCCGTAGATAGTTCGATCAAGTATCGAAGCGTGGTAGAACGGTTTCGAAATGACACTCCATGGCAGGAAACCGAAGTATATCAAACTGCTCTCAAGAAAATCGAATCGGGAGAGTCATACTGGAATGGCTGCCGTTCTCGGGATGAACTCAAGAAGCGCACAAGCACTGTGGACGAACTCTACCGAGATATCCGTGATTCAGGTTTCAAATCGCAGTCGGAAATTCACGGGAAAAGTGTCAAAGAAATCCTTCTCAGCGGCTCGTTCGACCGATCAAAAACGGACGTGACTGTAGCTATCGGTCGGGACGGGGAAATCCTGTTTGTCGATGGGAATCACCGTTTCGCTATCGCACACGTCCTCGGTCTTGATGAACTACCCGTGAGAGTTGTCGTCAGGCACGCACAGTGGCACAAGATCCGGGAAAGCATACGGGATTCGGACGACCCAGATTCACTTCCCGAAACGTACAGGCAGTATCTCGATCATCCTGACATCGAGTCAGTCCTCTCCAACACCTGA
- a CDS encoding oligosaccharide flippase family protein, which produces MRLGQTSLIYFVAKIIGSALGFLATIYFARVLGEVVLGYYALALALVSWLALGGRIGLSQAITKRISEETESESYATAGVLLIGTFGLIMAVGVYLFRGHVEAYIGQPVAVLVILMLFASLFKGFINAALKGYHFVHIYAILSTTKIGLRSLIQVALVVVGYSLVGLLVGYVAGAVIVGFIGLAVLQFRPTRPRKEHFKSLFDFAKFSWLGSIRHRAFNEVDIVVLGFFVQTGLIGVYSVAWALSKFLDIFGESVSNTLFPEMSKIATAEDRKAVSGLTEDALAFAGLIAIPGFVGGTVLADRLMAIYGEGFVVGQVVLPILIGALLIYAFTRQFLNTLNAIDRPDLAFRANGAFILSNVTLNVLLIWRYGWVGAAVATAVSAAIGLVVAYYYLRPQVPFEVPLGEIGRQWIAAIGMGAVVYAARRLGETHPAAETLVAYNAAFVVVLVGIGAAVYFLLLLAISGQFRRTVDDNLPIGVPKNSGRG; this is translated from the coding sequence ATGCGCCTGGGTCAAACCTCCCTCATCTACTTCGTCGCCAAGATCATCGGTTCCGCACTGGGATTTCTGGCGACAATCTACTTCGCCCGAGTTCTCGGCGAGGTCGTACTCGGATACTACGCACTCGCACTCGCACTCGTGAGCTGGCTCGCCCTGGGCGGTCGGATCGGCCTCTCGCAGGCGATCACCAAGCGAATCAGCGAAGAAACCGAATCCGAGTCGTACGCAACTGCTGGCGTGCTGTTGATCGGGACGTTCGGCCTCATCATGGCTGTTGGTGTCTATCTCTTTCGTGGACATGTAGAGGCGTACATCGGCCAACCGGTCGCCGTCCTCGTAATTTTGATGCTGTTCGCATCACTGTTCAAGGGATTCATCAACGCCGCACTCAAGGGCTATCACTTCGTCCACATCTATGCGATACTTTCGACGACCAAAATCGGGCTCCGGAGCCTCATTCAGGTCGCTCTGGTGGTCGTCGGGTACAGTCTCGTCGGGCTCCTGGTTGGTTACGTCGCTGGTGCCGTGATCGTTGGCTTCATCGGCCTCGCCGTGCTTCAATTCCGTCCAACCCGCCCACGAAAGGAACACTTTAAAAGCCTCTTCGACTTCGCGAAGTTCTCTTGGCTCGGGAGCATCCGCCACCGCGCATTCAACGAAGTCGACATCGTCGTCCTCGGATTTTTCGTCCAGACTGGACTCATCGGCGTCTACTCGGTCGCATGGGCACTGTCAAAGTTCCTGGACATCTTCGGGGAATCCGTCAGCAACACGCTCTTCCCCGAGATGAGCAAGATCGCGACCGCCGAGGATCGAAAGGCCGTCTCCGGGCTTACCGAGGACGCGCTCGCTTTCGCCGGCCTGATCGCCATCCCCGGATTCGTCGGCGGGACGGTCCTCGCGGACCGCCTGATGGCGATCTACGGCGAGGGGTTCGTCGTCGGCCAGGTGGTGCTGCCGATCCTCATTGGGGCGCTGTTGATCTACGCGTTCACCCGGCAGTTCCTCAACACCCTCAACGCGATCGACCGTCCGGACCTGGCGTTTCGCGCAAACGGGGCGTTTATCCTCTCGAACGTGACCCTGAACGTGCTCTTGATCTGGCGGTACGGCTGGGTCGGGGCCGCGGTCGCGACGGCGGTCTCGGCAGCGATCGGCCTGGTGGTCGCCTACTACTACCTCCGGCCGCAGGTCCCGTTCGAGGTGCCCCTGGGCGAGATCGGCCGCCAATGGATCGCAGCGATCGGAATGGGCGCCGTGGTCTACGCCGCCCGTCGGCTTGGAGAAACCCACCCGGCAGCAGAGACGCTCGTCGCCTACAACGCCGCCTTCGTCGTCGTGCTCGTCGGGATCGGCGCTGCCGTCTACTTCCTGCTGTTGCTCGCCATCTCCGGGCAGTTCCGCCGCACGGTCGACGACAACCTCCCAATAGGCGTTCCCAAGAACTCGGGGAGAGGGTGA
- a CDS encoding carboxylesterase family protein, producing the protein MVGKRDIFDRVRDSDSIQRGVSLIFNRRFQSGKKNGSVELPYRLYLPNCYNKHDEKRYPIVLTFHGAGKRGRDNRRQIYSSAVFFSSNRVQRREPCFVLAPQCPPGNSWVNLKSWSEGTHPLREITPALQTSIQLLDDLLDEYRIDRGRQFVTGFSMGGYGTWDAITRFPNRFEAAIPISGGGTPGAADRLDRVKVWAFHGAEDDTVPVSGTRRMIEAMRNEGLDPRYTEFEALGHSSRPVFRQEGLIEWLFDPNTGE; encoded by the coding sequence ATGGTTGGAAAAAGAGATATATTTGACAGGGTGCGAGATAGTGATTCAATCCAGAGAGGAGTATCATTAATATTTAATCGTCGATTCCAATCAGGAAAGAAAAACGGTTCTGTGGAACTTCCGTATAGACTCTACCTCCCGAACTGCTACAACAAACACGATGAAAAACGGTATCCGATCGTTTTGACTTTTCATGGAGCGGGTAAACGAGGGAGAGACAACCGAAGACAGATTTATAGTAGTGCTGTATTTTTTTCAAGTAATCGTGTTCAACGGAGAGAGCCCTGTTTTGTTCTCGCACCACAATGTCCGCCGGGAAATTCATGGGTGAATTTGAAATCATGGAGTGAAGGTACTCATCCATTACGAGAAATAACCCCGGCACTCCAGACATCAATACAGCTACTTGATGATTTACTTGACGAGTATCGAATTGATCGCGGAAGACAATTCGTAACAGGATTTTCGATGGGAGGATACGGTACTTGGGATGCAATAACACGTTTTCCAAACAGGTTTGAAGCCGCGATACCTATTTCAGGTGGTGGAACGCCGGGAGCAGCGGACCGGTTAGATAGAGTTAAAGTCTGGGCGTTTCACGGCGCAGAGGACGACACAGTACCAGTGAGTGGGACACGAAGAATGATCGAAGCGATGCGAAATGAAGGGCTTGATCCCCGATACACTGAATTCGAAGCACTTGGTCACTCTTCAAGACCAGTCTTCAGACAAGAGGGGTTAATAGAGTGGTTATTCGACCCTAATACAGGCGAATAA
- a CDS encoding GDSL-type esterase/lipase family protein, with protein sequence MKDDCEILFFGDEITENTVPLFESELLNRYSRDDFEISTEILSDGTSDEAKAHFDSIDLSAFDVLVLDFGFYDWKKDISSSLFRQNLSEIVSKSRNQDLRVIVSTIHPVENSILLGTTAIDREYNEVIRELAEEYGVQVADVYQWWEEKILLTRRYLKNSEKPNPKGRQLIAESFSHVVPQSHKVILWQFNGRANANCNYDCPYCYYPTDNENFSFGSPSEWKEVFKNTFGEQDLIFYFTFAEPTIAREFFDYVEMIGSVENWELRITTNLSLPEKSLKKLANTKLANEDRLHINASFHPSQTSIDGFIERHQVLRENGIEAPVIYVMYPPQIDVFKDHFERFDERNILVHVRPYQGEGYPNAYTDHQRKQIARYTDTATIRYVLNRKPPFDRHTYAGLHFYIVDAAGNIGYDSNSFQWHTRYRTMYGNLIQYNSLDLPTIPPKYPKGDYPKTVDGVSNLLEVDYKQLEGNNVLSYAEQGGVYRTEDGVVYENMEKDFQDSSVRAQYYFPSRNVRDAFHKFWLFGIKNSLKYIWLKYVENRIHLYFKHTQQTYETDGIRGVLKQAYLHLKEGLPGSEEMEREVVKSPLEESDDR encoded by the coding sequence ATGAAAGACGACTGTGAAATTCTCTTTTTTGGCGATGAAATCACCGAGAACACGGTCCCATTATTTGAATCAGAACTCCTGAACCGATACTCCCGAGACGATTTTGAGATCTCCACTGAAATTCTATCTGATGGAACTTCCGACGAAGCGAAAGCACACTTTGATTCGATCGATTTATCGGCTTTTGATGTGCTTGTTCTTGACTTTGGTTTCTACGACTGGAAAAAGGATATCTCATCGTCTCTATTCCGCCAGAACCTCTCCGAAATCGTTTCGAAATCTCGGAATCAAGATCTTCGAGTTATCGTGAGTACTATTCACCCTGTTGAGAACTCGATTCTTTTAGGAACTACGGCGATTGATCGCGAGTACAACGAGGTGATCCGTGAACTGGCTGAGGAATACGGAGTCCAAGTAGCGGACGTATATCAGTGGTGGGAAGAAAAGATACTGCTCACTAGACGTTATTTGAAAAACAGTGAAAAACCGAATCCGAAAGGTCGACAATTAATAGCTGAGTCATTTTCTCACGTCGTTCCACAATCACATAAAGTCATTTTATGGCAGTTCAACGGTCGAGCGAACGCTAATTGTAACTACGACTGTCCGTATTGTTATTATCCCACAGACAACGAGAATTTCTCTTTTGGTTCTCCTTCCGAGTGGAAAGAAGTTTTCAAAAACACATTCGGTGAGCAAGATCTTATTTTCTATTTCACGTTTGCGGAACCAACAATTGCAAGAGAGTTTTTTGATTATGTTGAAATGATCGGATCTGTCGAGAATTGGGAGCTGCGTATTACTACGAATCTCTCCCTCCCAGAGAAGTCACTCAAAAAGCTAGCTAATACCAAACTAGCGAATGAAGACCGACTCCACATTAATGCGTCTTTCCATCCCTCCCAAACAAGTATTGATGGGTTTATTGAAAGGCACCAAGTTCTACGCGAGAACGGTATCGAAGCCCCCGTTATTTATGTAATGTATCCGCCTCAAATTGACGTGTTTAAAGACCATTTCGAAAGATTTGACGAGCGGAACATTCTCGTTCATGTGAGGCCATATCAAGGTGAAGGTTACCCAAACGCGTATACAGATCACCAGCGCAAGCAGATCGCACGATATACCGATACAGCCACGATACGGTATGTGCTAAACCGGAAACCGCCGTTTGATCGTCATACTTATGCAGGTCTTCACTTCTATATCGTCGATGCGGCCGGCAATATTGGTTATGACTCTAACAGTTTCCAGTGGCATACACGGTACAGAACGATGTATGGAAATCTAATCCAATATAACTCTTTAGATCTTCCAACAATTCCTCCAAAATATCCTAAAGGAGATTATCCAAAAACCGTCGATGGTGTTAGTAATCTGCTTGAAGTCGATTATAAACAGCTGGAGGGCAACAATGTCCTTTCATACGCTGAACAGGGCGGCGTATATCGAACTGAAGACGGTGTAGTTTACGAAAATATGGAAAAGGACTTTCAAGATAGCTCTGTGAGGGCGCAGTACTACTTTCCGAGCCGGAACGTGCGAGATGCATTCCACAAATTCTGGTTGTTCGGGATCAAAAATTCCCTCAAATACATCTGGTTGAAATACGTCGAGAACCGAATACATCTATATTTCAAACACACCCAACAAACCTATGAAACGGACGGGATTAGAGGTGTTCTAAAGCAAGCCTACCTTCATTTAAAAGAAGGGCTGCCTGGAAGCGAGGAAATGGAGCGTGAAGTCGTGAAAAGTCCTCTTGAAGAGTCGGATGATCGGTAA